In a genomic window of Sphingomonas koreensis:
- a CDS encoding DUF2842 domain-containing protein, with amino-acid sequence MTPHTPSWRKPVGAFAIVALILVWCVGVASLSASVGQWPVLVQLVFYVFTGIVWILPLKPLLRWMETGRWRLPKAD; translated from the coding sequence GTGACCCCCCATACCCCCTCTTGGCGCAAACCCGTTGGCGCCTTTGCGATCGTCGCGCTGATCCTGGTCTGGTGCGTCGGCGTCGCCAGCCTTTCCGCTAGCGTCGGCCAGTGGCCGGTGCTCGTCCAGCTTGTCTTTTACGTCTTTACAGGGATCGTCTGGATCCTGCCGCTCAAGCCGCTGCTCCGCTGGATGGAGACCGGCCGCTGGCGTTTGCCCAAGGCCGACTAG
- a CDS encoding PRC-barrel domain-containing protein gives MSDTIETAHPMIASDRVEGTAVFNRAGERLGRVERFMVDKVSGHAQYAVMSFGGLFGIGHRHYPLPWKALDFDPEKGGYVVDLTKEQVEGAPGYDAEGEEPKYDRAYQEQVYTYYGFPYI, from the coding sequence ATGAGCGATACGATCGAAACCGCGCATCCGATGATCGCATCGGATCGTGTGGAGGGAACTGCGGTGTTCAACCGCGCCGGCGAACGGCTCGGCCGGGTCGAACGCTTCATGGTCGATAAGGTCTCGGGACACGCCCAGTATGCGGTGATGTCGTTCGGCGGCCTGTTCGGGATTGGGCACCGCCACTATCCGCTGCCATGGAAGGCGCTCGACTTCGATCCGGAGAAAGGCGGCTATGTCGTTGATCTGACCAAGGAGCAGGTCGAGGGCGCGCCGGGCTATGATGCAGAGGGCGAGGAGCCGAAATACGACCGCGCCTATCAGGAGCAGGTCTATACCTATTACGGCTTCCCCTACATCTAG
- a CDS encoding helix-turn-helix domain-containing protein: MQHVIQHAAQQSIQPVGEQLRHWRARRRLSQLDLAMEAGISQRHLSFVESGRSRPGRDMVLLLAESLELPLRERNRLLLGAGHAPHFAEHALEDDAMADVREAMMLILKGHEPFPALVVDRAWNLVAHNDALGPLLAGVAPWLLARPCNVLKLSLHREGLGPRIVNYGEWRAHILARLRHEAKATGDATIEAVLAELEAMPSLEQRRQPPVVAASPVVPLRLRTDQGELSFISTTTVFGTPQNVTLAELAIEAFYPADAATRAALGR; the protein is encoded by the coding sequence ATGCAGCACGTCATCCAGCACGCCGCCCAGCAATCCATCCAGCCGGTCGGCGAGCAGCTTCGCCACTGGCGCGCGCGACGGCGCCTCAGCCAGCTCGACCTCGCGATGGAGGCGGGCATCTCGCAGCGGCATCTGAGCTTCGTCGAAAGCGGACGCTCGCGGCCGGGGCGCGACATGGTGCTGCTGCTCGCCGAAAGCCTCGAACTGCCGCTGCGCGAGCGCAACCGGCTGCTGCTCGGCGCCGGTCATGCCCCGCATTTCGCCGAACATGCGCTGGAGGATGACGCGATGGCCGATGTCCGCGAGGCGATGATGCTGATCCTCAAGGGGCATGAGCCGTTCCCGGCGCTGGTCGTGGATCGCGCGTGGAACCTCGTCGCGCATAACGATGCGCTGGGGCCGCTGCTCGCCGGGGTCGCGCCCTGGCTGCTCGCGCGGCCGTGCAACGTGCTCAAGCTCAGCCTGCATCGCGAGGGACTGGGCCCGCGCATCGTCAATTATGGCGAGTGGCGCGCGCATATCCTCGCGCGGCTGCGGCACGAGGCGAAGGCGACGGGCGATGCGACGATCGAAGCCGTGCTGGCCGAGCTGGAAGCGATGCCCTCGCTCGAACAGCGCCGCCAGCCGCCGGTGGTGGCCGCCAGCCCCGTGGTCCCGCTCAGGTTGCGCACCGATCAGGGCGAACTCTCCTTCATCTCAACCACCACCGTCTTCGGCACGCCGCAGAATGTGACGCTCGCCGAACTGGCGATCGAGGCCTTCTATCCTGCCGACGCGGCAACCCGGGCAGCGCTCGGGCGCTGA
- a CDS encoding M1 family metallopeptidase, which yields MRNLALAALLLATAASPALAQKVAPILTTPEARDVLTNARPAEARVTHVDLDLDVDFDSRTIGGTATLNVLAAKGAKEIVLDAVDLKIAAITDEKGNKLPHAIGPNGSALTIQLNGAKKIRIDYRSGPNASALQWLTPEQTLGKAKPFLFSQGQAINNRSWIPTQDSPGIRQTWRATVRVPEGLIAVMSARAETPAGIPVAGGKRAFRFVMDNPVPPYLIAIAAGDLKFKPIGPRSGVWSEPGMLDAAVAEFGDVEKMIDAAQALYGPYRWGRYDMLVLPPSFPYGGMENPNLTFLTPTLLTGDRSNTDVVAHELAHSWSGNLVTNATWADGWLNEGFTTYFENRIMESLYGKERAAIYSDLDYAGMVRDVKNAGGETAKSTRLHGDPGDGAGQLDYLKGSAFLRTIEYTVGRAKWDVYLKGYFDRYAFQPQTSAGFLADLRKQLIKGDKALEAKLQLDRWVFEPGIPSNAVHVKSATLAQVDAMLAAFNAGGPASAIKTEGWQTQQWKRLLDGLPRQQSAARLRELDDALGLTRSTNAYIQSAWFDLAIANRYDPIVPALEEYLTRVGRNLLVTPLYRGLKAQGDWGMPIAQRIFDKAKPGYHPVTVVAVTRILG from the coding sequence ATGCGTAACCTTGCTCTCGCAGCCCTGCTGCTCGCCACCGCCGCCTCCCCCGCCCTTGCGCAGAAGGTCGCGCCGATCCTGACGACGCCGGAGGCAAGGGACGTCCTGACCAACGCCAGGCCCGCCGAGGCGCGGGTGACGCATGTCGACCTCGACCTCGACGTCGATTTCGACAGCAGGACGATCGGCGGCACCGCGACCCTCAATGTGCTGGCGGCAAAGGGTGCGAAGGAGATCGTGCTTGATGCGGTCGATCTGAAGATCGCGGCGATCACCGATGAAAAGGGCAACAAGCTGCCCCATGCGATCGGTCCGAACGGCAGTGCGCTGACCATTCAGCTCAACGGCGCGAAGAAGATCCGGATCGACTATCGCTCCGGCCCCAACGCCAGCGCGCTGCAATGGCTTACCCCCGAACAGACGCTGGGCAAGGCCAAGCCTTTCCTCTTCAGCCAGGGACAGGCGATCAACAACCGCAGCTGGATCCCGACCCAGGACAGCCCGGGCATCCGCCAGACCTGGCGCGCGACGGTGCGCGTACCCGAAGGGCTGATCGCGGTGATGAGCGCGCGTGCCGAAACCCCGGCGGGGATCCCGGTGGCAGGCGGCAAGCGCGCCTTCCGCTTCGTGATGGACAACCCGGTCCCGCCCTATCTGATCGCGATCGCGGCGGGCGACCTCAAGTTCAAGCCGATCGGCCCGCGATCGGGCGTGTGGTCGGAGCCGGGGATGCTCGATGCCGCGGTCGCCGAATTCGGCGATGTCGAGAAGATGATAGACGCCGCGCAGGCGCTCTACGGCCCCTATCGCTGGGGCCGCTACGACATGCTCGTCCTGCCGCCCTCCTTCCCCTACGGGGGCATGGAGAACCCCAATCTCACCTTCCTCACCCCGACGCTGCTGACCGGCGACCGGTCGAACACCGATGTCGTCGCGCACGAGCTGGCGCACAGCTGGTCGGGCAACCTCGTCACCAACGCGACCTGGGCCGACGGCTGGCTGAACGAGGGGTTCACCACCTATTTCGAGAACCGGATCATGGAGTCGCTCTACGGCAAGGAGCGCGCGGCGATCTATTCCGACCTCGATTATGCCGGCATGGTCCGCGACGTGAAGAATGCCGGCGGCGAGACCGCCAAGAGCACGCGGCTGCACGGCGATCCGGGCGACGGCGCCGGGCAGCTCGACTACCTCAAGGGCAGCGCCTTCCTCCGCACGATCGAGTACACCGTCGGCCGCGCGAAGTGGGACGTGTATCTCAAGGGTTATTTCGATCGTTACGCCTTCCAGCCGCAGACCAGCGCCGGGTTTCTTGCGGACCTGCGCAAGCAGCTGATCAAGGGCGACAAGGCGCTGGAGGCGAAGCTCCAGCTCGACCGCTGGGTGTTCGAGCCGGGCATCCCGTCCAATGCCGTGCATGTGAAATCGGCGACGCTGGCTCAGGTCGACGCGATGCTCGCGGCGTTCAACGCCGGCGGCCCGGCCAGCGCGATCAAGACCGAAGGCTGGCAGACCCAGCAATGGAAGCGGCTGCTCGACGGCCTGCCGCGCCAGCAAAGTGCCGCGCGGCTCAGGGAGCTGGACGACGCGCTGGGCCTTACCAGATCGACCAACGCGTACATCCAGTCGGCTTGGTTCGACCTCGCCATCGCCAACCGGTACGATCCGATCGTTCCGGCGCTGGAGGAGTATCTGACGCGCGTCGGCCGCAATTTGCTGGTGACGCCGCTCTATCGCGGGCTCAAGGCGCAGGGCGACTGGGGGATGCCGATCGCGCAGCGCATCTTCGACAAGGCGAAGCCCGGATACCATCCGGTGACGGTCGTCGCGGTGACGCGGATCCTGGGCTGA
- a CDS encoding acyl-CoA dehydrogenase family protein gives MSSIRPIVQLDTHEVLNQPPPFEEVNLFTGDRALADAVARAGGARHRERLTSLGARCGSAEVIDWGVEANRNIPVLESYDRFGQRIDEVRFHPAYHQLMRLGLDSGLASVAWDGTPAGHVAHAAILFLTGQADSGTSCPMTMTYAAVPALRADEGVAGEWVPRITAGLYDPASRPAAEKAGVTIGMAMTEKQGGSDVRANTTRAEPAGEAGWYSLTGHKWFCSAPMCDAFLTLAYAQGGLTCFLVPRWLPDGTRNAGFRVMRLKDKLGDRSNASSEIEYHGALAQRLGEEGRGVATIIQMVQHTRLDCVIGSAQQMRGALAQALWHTAHRSAFQRRLIDQPAMAAVLADLAVESEAATVLGLRLAQAFDEADPVARLLTPIAKYWVCKRAPGLVYEAMECHGGGGYIEAGPMPRLFRQSPLNAIWEGSGNVIALDLLRAIGREPGGVEALNGFLAAQRGRDAAYDAWIGVIDLKSAHEGNARLCVEQLALAAQAAVLLGWDSPGADAFCRLRLSPRGSAYGAFDAVVDTRALIERAMPVA, from the coding sequence ATGTCCAGCATCCGCCCGATCGTCCAGCTCGACACGCATGAGGTGCTGAACCAGCCGCCCCCGTTCGAGGAGGTGAACCTGTTCACCGGCGACCGCGCGCTGGCCGACGCCGTGGCGCGGGCGGGCGGCGCGCGGCATCGCGAACGGCTCACATCCCTCGGCGCGCGCTGCGGCTCGGCCGAGGTGATCGACTGGGGCGTCGAGGCCAATCGCAACATCCCGGTGCTGGAGAGCTACGACCGCTTTGGTCAGCGGATCGACGAGGTGCGCTTTCATCCCGCCTATCACCAACTGATGCGGTTGGGGCTGGACAGCGGGCTGGCTTCGGTGGCGTGGGATGGCACGCCGGCCGGCCATGTCGCGCATGCCGCGATCCTGTTCCTGACCGGACAGGCGGATTCGGGAACGAGCTGCCCGATGACGATGACCTATGCCGCGGTCCCGGCATTGCGTGCCGATGAGGGCGTTGCCGGCGAATGGGTACCGCGGATCACGGCCGGCCTGTACGATCCCGCCTCGCGCCCCGCCGCCGAGAAGGCCGGGGTGACGATCGGCATGGCGATGACCGAGAAGCAGGGCGGGTCGGACGTCCGCGCCAATACCACCCGCGCCGAACCGGCGGGCGAGGCGGGCTGGTACAGCCTCACCGGGCACAAATGGTTCTGTTCGGCGCCGATGTGCGACGCATTCCTGACGCTCGCCTATGCGCAGGGCGGATTGACCTGCTTCCTCGTCCCGCGCTGGCTCCCCGATGGAACACGCAATGCGGGCTTTCGGGTGATGCGGCTCAAGGACAAGCTGGGCGATCGCTCCAATGCCTCGTCCGAGATCGAATATCACGGCGCGCTCGCGCAGCGGCTGGGCGAGGAGGGTCGCGGCGTCGCGACGATCATCCAGATGGTGCAGCATACGCGGCTCGATTGCGTGATCGGATCGGCGCAGCAGATGCGCGGGGCGCTCGCCCAGGCGCTGTGGCACACCGCACATCGCTCGGCCTTCCAGCGCCGCTTGATCGACCAGCCCGCCATGGCGGCGGTGCTCGCCGACCTCGCGGTTGAGAGCGAGGCGGCGACCGTGCTCGGACTGCGGCTGGCACAGGCGTTCGACGAAGCCGATCCGGTCGCGCGGCTGCTCACCCCGATCGCCAAATACTGGGTGTGCAAGCGTGCGCCAGGCCTCGTCTATGAGGCGATGGAGTGCCATGGCGGCGGCGGCTATATCGAGGCGGGGCCGATGCCGCGGCTGTTTCGCCAGTCGCCGCTCAACGCGATCTGGGAAGGGTCGGGCAATGTCATCGCGCTCGACCTGCTCCGCGCGATCGGCCGCGAGCCCGGGGGCGTCGAAGCGCTCAACGGTTTCCTCGCGGCGCAGCGCGGGCGCGACGCCGCCTATGACGCGTGGATCGGCGTGATCGACCTCAAATCGGCGCATGAGGGCAATGCCCGGCTCTGCGTCGAGCAACTCGCGCTCGCGGCGCAGGCGGCGGTCCTGCTCGGCTGGGACAGCCCGGGGGCAGACGCGTTCTGCCGGCTGCGGCTCAGCCCGCGCGGCAGCGCCTATGGCGCCTTCGACGCCGTCGTCGACACGCGCGCCCTGATCGAGCGCGCGATGCCGGTGGCCTGA
- a CDS encoding DUF4403 family protein, whose protein sequence is MQRGLTGIAIISLAPLAACTDQASNPAPPRLIEPLVLKEQASTIRIPVAIPLSELEKAINDEVPQVLERIDEPQQACIKTKSKLLPDISCRLVGNVRRGHIRLTGSGNVLRLTMPVSATVRAENIGKIIKRETATGAMNVTARVTLGLSRDWRPRAKVDADYNWTNKIGIDFLGRRITFASKVDPKLRQILSGLERTLPRHLDKVQARSQVQRIWAKGFTSVRVKTDPQIWARFTPERVGFSGYSVQGGNLVVGFAGQAKTETVLGERPADPPVTPLPNLMGDLPGRGINVHVPVLVLYNLLERAALEELQKPEFRAVELKGGIQATADYHRVTIYGTPQGQVAVGIDMTLKAGAVTTKGTVWFVARPVVDIEKRVVGIRDLIVAGDTDSKAFNLLLQVVNQTALRDRMIGAIRYDFTKDYDDGLAKADAWLAEQPFEGFVFKGDMGEAHIRSVRVAPEGFLVEADATATAAMTHNPRRAAQLVAERRAKKAAKERAKALEAAKAAR, encoded by the coding sequence ATGCAGCGGGGGCTGACCGGGATTGCAATCATATCGCTCGCGCCGCTCGCGGCGTGCACCGATCAGGCGTCCAACCCCGCGCCGCCGCGCCTGATCGAGCCGCTGGTCCTCAAGGAACAGGCCTCCACGATCCGCATCCCCGTGGCGATCCCGCTCAGCGAGCTGGAGAAGGCGATCAATGACGAGGTGCCGCAAGTACTCGAGCGGATCGACGAGCCGCAACAGGCGTGCATCAAGACCAAGAGCAAGCTGCTGCCCGATATCAGCTGCCGTCTGGTCGGCAATGTCCGCCGCGGGCATATCCGGCTGACCGGATCGGGCAATGTCCTTCGCCTGACGATGCCGGTCAGTGCCACGGTGCGCGCGGAGAATATCGGCAAGATCATCAAGCGCGAGACCGCGACCGGGGCGATGAACGTCACGGCGCGGGTGACGCTGGGGCTGAGCCGCGACTGGCGGCCCCGCGCCAAGGTCGACGCGGACTATAACTGGACCAACAAGATCGGGATCGACTTTCTCGGCCGCCGGATCACCTTCGCGTCCAAGGTCGATCCCAAGCTGCGCCAGATTCTCTCGGGCCTCGAGCGCACGTTGCCGCGCCATCTCGACAAGGTGCAGGCCCGATCGCAGGTCCAGCGCATCTGGGCCAAGGGCTTCACCTCGGTCCGGGTCAAGACCGATCCGCAGATCTGGGCGCGCTTCACGCCCGAGCGCGTGGGATTCTCGGGCTATTCGGTGCAGGGCGGCAACCTCGTTGTGGGCTTTGCCGGGCAGGCCAAGACCGAAACGGTGCTGGGCGAGCGCCCCGCCGATCCGCCGGTGACGCCGCTGCCCAACCTGATGGGCGATTTGCCGGGACGCGGGATCAACGTCCATGTGCCGGTGCTGGTGCTCTACAACCTGCTCGAGCGCGCGGCGCTTGAGGAGTTGCAGAAGCCCGAGTTTCGCGCGGTGGAGCTGAAGGGCGGGATCCAGGCGACCGCCGACTATCACCGCGTCACCATCTATGGCACGCCGCAGGGCCAGGTGGCGGTCGGCATCGACATGACGCTGAAGGCCGGGGCGGTGACGACCAAGGGGACCGTCTGGTTCGTCGCCAGGCCGGTGGTCGATATCGAGAAGCGCGTCGTCGGCATCCGCGACCTGATCGTGGCGGGCGATACCGACAGCAAGGCGTTCAACCTGTTGCTTCAGGTGGTCAACCAGACCGCGCTGCGCGACCGGATGATCGGCGCGATCCGCTACGATTTCACCAAGGACTATGACGATGGCCTCGCCAAGGCCGATGCCTGGCTGGCCGAACAGCCGTTCGAGGGGTTCGTGTTCAAGGGCGATATGGGCGAAGCGCATATCCGCAGCGTCCGGGTCGCGCCCGAAGGCTTTCTGGTGGAGGCGGACGCTACGGCAACCGCGGCGATGACCCATAACCCGCGCCGCGCCGCACAGCTTGTCGCCGAGCGGCGGGCGAAGAAGGCCGCGAAGGAGCGGGCAAAGGCGCTGGAGGCGGCGAAGGCGGCGCGATAG
- a CDS encoding DUF423 domain-containing protein, protein MNWLVILAALSGAIAVGAGAFGAHGASGEAQEWLKTGGQYQLIHAVAALVAAQMGAKGPGWLFVAGGALFAVTLYAMALGGPRWLGAITPIGGTALIVGWLWLAWSATR, encoded by the coding sequence ATGAACTGGCTGGTGATCCTCGCGGCGCTTTCGGGCGCTATCGCGGTCGGGGCGGGCGCGTTCGGTGCGCATGGCGCGTCGGGCGAAGCGCAGGAGTGGCTCAAGACCGGCGGGCAGTATCAGCTGATCCACGCGGTGGCGGCGCTGGTCGCGGCGCAGATGGGCGCGAAGGGGCCGGGCTGGCTCTTCGTTGCGGGCGGTGCCCTGTTCGCGGTGACGCTCTATGCGATGGCGCTGGGCGGCCCGCGCTGGCTCGGCGCGATCACCCCGATCGGCGGAACCGCGTTGATTGTCGGGTGGTTATGGCTCGCATGGAGCGCGACACGCTGA
- a CDS encoding cation:proton antiporter, with protein sequence MEHEAAAAHTYIAEYAPLFGFALVFVLIFRRMGLGATLGYLVAGALVGPQLLNLVGEAETKMGIAEFGIALLLFLVGLELSPARLWRMKQDIFGFGLLQVVLCGLVISAVVALGAGFSPEAALALGLPLALSSTAQVLPMLQSAGRMRTPFGERAFSILLFQDLSIVPLITIIAVMSRNPADAGGPPGWLLGLYTVLAITGLVLAGRYVLRPLFRLIGNWGERELFVFAGLFTVVASAALMQSLGLSTALGAFVAGVMLADSPYRHELEADIEPFRSILLGLFFLSVGMLLDLSAIADRPLFVIAMALALIATKAVVITGLGLAFRMGWRQALALGLLLSQGGEFAFVLFAQAQGAQLIAPEAVSIFSAVVTLSMATTPFLMMFTRRFRTEETGPQGEREGPVADGSNALIIGYGRFGQTVGQMLNAQGIAVTLIDTDIEMIDIAGQFGAKVYYGDGTRLDMLRQAGAGDAELILFCLDGDQVSAELVEAVHEAFPNASIFVRAYDRRALLKLKGGSATGIVREVLESAIVMARRAMDAVGVDAQEIDRTEDLYRRRDRERLRIQHEAGDIRAAREAIIGNPELDWRAGREKPEPLEPKTENDCG encoded by the coding sequence ATGGAACACGAGGCCGCCGCCGCACACACCTATATCGCCGAGTACGCGCCGCTGTTCGGCTTTGCGCTGGTGTTCGTGCTGATCTTCCGCCGCATGGGGCTGGGCGCCACGCTGGGCTACCTCGTCGCGGGCGCCCTGGTCGGCCCGCAACTGCTCAATCTGGTCGGCGAAGCCGAGACCAAGATGGGCATCGCCGAATTCGGTATCGCCCTGCTGCTGTTCCTCGTCGGGCTCGAGCTGAGCCCCGCGCGGCTGTGGCGGATGAAGCAGGACATTTTCGGGTTCGGTCTGCTTCAGGTGGTGCTGTGCGGCCTTGTCATCAGCGCGGTGGTTGCGCTGGGCGCGGGCTTCTCGCCCGAGGCGGCGCTGGCGCTCGGCCTGCCGCTGGCGCTCTCCTCGACCGCGCAGGTGCTGCCGATGCTGCAATCGGCGGGGCGGATGCGCACCCCGTTCGGCGAGCGTGCCTTCTCGATCCTGCTGTTCCAGGATCTGTCGATCGTCCCGCTGATCACGATCATCGCGGTGATGAGCCGCAATCCGGCCGATGCGGGCGGCCCGCCGGGCTGGTTGCTGGGGCTCTACACCGTCCTGGCGATCACCGGCCTGGTGCTTGCGGGGCGCTATGTGCTGCGGCCGCTGTTCCGGCTGATCGGCAATTGGGGCGAGCGCGAGCTGTTCGTCTTCGCCGGCTTGTTCACCGTGGTGGCGAGCGCGGCGCTGATGCAGTCGCTGGGGCTCTCGACCGCACTCGGCGCCTTCGTCGCGGGCGTGATGCTCGCCGACAGCCCGTACCGGCACGAGCTGGAGGCGGATATCGAGCCGTTCCGTTCGATCCTGCTCGGCCTGTTCTTCCTGTCGGTCGGGATGCTGCTCGACCTGTCCGCGATCGCCGACCGCCCGCTGTTCGTGATCGCGATGGCGCTGGCCCTGATCGCGACCAAGGCGGTGGTCATCACCGGCCTTGGCCTCGCCTTCCGCATGGGCTGGCGGCAGGCGCTGGCGCTCGGCCTGCTGCTCAGCCAGGGCGGCGAGTTCGCCTTCGTGCTGTTCGCACAGGCGCAGGGCGCGCAGCTGATCGCGCCCGAGGCGGTGAGCATCTTCAGTGCCGTCGTCACGCTGTCGATGGCCACCACGCCGTTCCTGATGATGTTCACCCGCCGCTTCCGCACCGAGGAAACCGGTCCGCAGGGTGAACGCGAGGGGCCAGTGGCGGACGGATCGAACGCGCTCATCATCGGCTATGGCCGTTTCGGCCAGACGGTCGGCCAGATGCTCAACGCACAGGGCATCGCGGTCACGCTGATCGACACCGATATCGAGATGATCGACATCGCCGGCCAGTTCGGCGCCAAGGTCTATTATGGCGACGGCACCCGGCTCGACATGCTCCGTCAGGCGGGGGCGGGCGACGCCGAGCTGATCCTGTTCTGCCTCGACGGCGATCAGGTGAGCGCCGAGCTGGTCGAGGCGGTCCACGAAGCCTTCCCCAACGCATCGATCTTCGTCCGTGCCTATGACCGGCGCGCGTTGCTGAAGCTCAAGGGCGGGTCCGCGACCGGGATCGTGCGCGAGGTTCTCGAATCCGCGATCGTCATGGCGCGCCGCGCGATGGACGCGGTTGGCGTGGACGCGCAGGAGATCGACCGCACCGAGGACCTCTATCGCCGCCGCGACCGCGAGCGGCTGCGCATCCAGCACGAGGCGGGCGACATCCGCGCCGCGCGCGAGGCGATCATCGGCAACCCCGAGCTCGACTGGCGTGCCGGGCGCGAGAAGCCCGAGCCGCTCGAGCCCAAGACAGAGAATGATTGCGGATGA
- a CDS encoding iron-sulfur cluster assembly scaffold protein gives MNAPLYNTQILRLAASIPFHERLADPMASVEKRSPVCGSRVAVDVDLDGEGRVAAIGMTVRACALGQASASLMGAHAVGRTLDELETARDELTAWLAGERDAPPAWPGLEIFAPALPHSARHPSIRLGFEAVAEAARTAAKVGV, from the coding sequence ATGAACGCGCCGCTCTACAACACACAGATTCTGCGGCTCGCGGCGTCGATCCCCTTTCATGAGCGGCTGGCCGATCCGATGGCCAGCGTCGAGAAGCGCTCGCCCGTCTGCGGAAGCCGCGTGGCGGTCGATGTGGATCTGGATGGCGAGGGCAGGGTCGCGGCGATCGGGATGACCGTCCGCGCCTGCGCGCTGGGCCAGGCCTCGGCGTCGCTGATGGGCGCGCACGCCGTGGGGCGGACGCTGGACGAACTGGAAACCGCGCGCGACGAACTGACCGCATGGCTGGCCGGGGAGCGCGATGCGCCGCCCGCATGGCCGGGGCTGGAGATCTTTGCGCCCGCGCTGCCGCACAGCGCGCGTCATCCTTCGATCCGCCTGGGATTCGAGGCGGTGGCCGAGGCCGCGCGCACTGCGGCGAAGGTAGGCGTCTGA
- a CDS encoding CvpA family protein — MGLTAIDIIVLIAVGGAAVLGVMRGFVTEVLSLMAWLLVVVALKFLHTPLAEALAGPVGTVQGAAVLAFALIAGITFFGGRLIANAIGSRTRSGLLGPVDRALGFGFGAVKGLILVSLGFLLVTLAVDTVGGGPSERPDWMTQSRTYPLLNATSASIAEFVDKRRRGEPVFGEEEGNQSLANRAGHDTSGE; from the coding sequence ATGGGACTGACCGCGATCGATATCATCGTGCTGATCGCCGTGGGCGGCGCGGCGGTGCTGGGGGTGATGCGCGGCTTCGTCACCGAAGTGCTGTCGCTGATGGCGTGGCTGCTGGTGGTGGTGGCGCTCAAGTTCCTCCACACCCCGCTTGCGGAGGCGCTGGCCGGGCCGGTCGGTACGGTGCAGGGCGCGGCGGTTCTGGCCTTCGCGCTGATCGCCGGCATCACCTTCTTCGGCGGGCGGCTGATCGCCAATGCGATCGGGTCGCGTACCCGCAGCGGGCTGCTCGGGCCGGTCGATCGCGCGCTCGGCTTCGGCTTCGGCGCGGTCAAGGGACTGATCCTGGTGAGCCTCGGCTTCCTGCTCGTTACGCTGGCGGTGGATACGGTCGGCGGCGGACCTTCGGAGCGACCCGACTGGATGACCCAGTCGCGGACCTACCCGCTGCTCAACGCGACCAGCGCGAGCATTGCCGAGTTCGTCGACAAGCGCCGCCGCGGCGAGCCTGTGTTCGGTGAGGAGGAGGGCAATCAGAGCCTTGCGAACCGGGCCGGGCACGATACATCGGGCGAATGA
- a CDS encoding DMT family transporter yields the protein MPDPAAMHTNHTVRGLTLFMAGLVLFACMDTTIKYLAASYPVPLIAAVRYAVNLVLMTALLTPFHGREIARTRRTGLVLVRACALALGTLAAGLALQRMPVAETMSIIFVAPIMVILASGPLLGERVSRSGYIAAATGFVGILLIARPGSGLDPAGVFWALLAMTTTTAYQLLSRVLTASESTIALLFYSALVGTIVYGIAAPWFIGGPQPGLFEMLLLISTGLYGGLGHFLFTAAYRHAPASLLAPANYAQLLWAALLGWLVFGHIPDQWGLTGMAVIAGAGVFAAIGTRRPPVKRSV from the coding sequence ATGCCCGATCCCGCCGCCATGCACACCAATCACACAGTCCGCGGCTTGACGCTGTTCATGGCGGGGCTGGTGCTGTTCGCGTGCATGGATACGACGATCAAATATCTCGCCGCATCCTATCCCGTGCCGCTGATCGCCGCGGTGCGCTACGCCGTGAACCTCGTGCTGATGACGGCCCTGCTCACCCCCTTCCACGGCCGCGAGATCGCCCGGACCCGGCGAACCGGCCTCGTCCTCGTCCGCGCCTGCGCGCTGGCGCTCGGCACGCTCGCCGCGGGCCTCGCGCTCCAACGCATGCCGGTCGCGGAGACGATGTCGATCATCTTCGTCGCACCGATCATGGTGATCCTCGCCTCCGGCCCGCTGCTCGGCGAGCGGGTGAGCCGCAGCGGCTATATCGCCGCGGCGACCGGGTTCGTCGGGATCCTTCTGATCGCCCGTCCGGGCAGCGGGCTCGATCCGGCGGGGGTGTTCTGGGCATTGCTGGCGATGACGACCACCACCGCCTATCAGTTGCTTTCGCGCGTGCTGACCGCGAGCGAAAGCACGATCGCGCTGCTCTTCTACTCCGCGCTGGTGGGGACGATCGTCTATGGCATCGCCGCCCCCTGGTTCATCGGCGGGCCGCAGCCCGGGCTGTTCGAGATGCTGCTGCTGATCAGCACCGGCCTGTATGGCGGGCTCGGCCACTTCCTCTTCACCGCTGCCTATCGCCACGCGCCCGCCTCGCTGCTTGCACCGGCCAACTATGCCCAGTTGCTGTGGGCCGCGCTGCTCGGCTGGCTGGTGTTCGGGCATATCCCCGACCAATGGGGCCTCACCGGCATGGCGGTGATCGCCGGAGCAGGGGTGTTCGCCGCGATCGGCACCCGCCGCCCGCCGGTGAAGCGAAGCGTGTGA